The window GTCATTTGCCCCAGCCCCTGAAGATGATCCCCGGCTTTGATTTTGACTTCCAGCCCGATCTGGATCGCCGTCTGGTCATGGACCTGGCTACATTGGAATTTATGGAACGCAATACTTCTGTAGTGTTCCTGGGTTCTAACGGCACAGGTAAGAGTCATCTGGCTCAGAGCCTGGCTTTACTGGCCTGTCAGAAAGAGTACAGAACCTATTACACCACCTTAAGCAGCCTGATCAGTGATCTGAATACCGGTGTGTATGAAAAGACCCTGGAAAAGAGAATGAGGAAATATATTAACCCTGAACTGCTCGTCATTGATGAAATGGGACATGACCGCCTGGAATTAAAGCTGGTTAAGGAAGCACACCTGCTGTTCAAGGTGATCAACAAACGCTATAATGATGATAAGCCGTTGATCTTTACTTCCAATGTCGAAAAAGAGCTCTGGCCGGAGTTCCTGGGCGATCCTATCACCACATCGGCCATACTGGATCGCATCTTCCATCACTCAGTGATCGTGGAGATCAAAGGACCCAGTTACCGGGAATATCAAGGGAAACTACTGCAGGAACAGTATGGGGAAAAGAAGAATGAAAAGCCCGGTAAAACGAAATCGGGATAAATACAATCCGATAAATCTCAACAGACAAAAGGCACCAGCGATCGTTGGAGCCTTTTGTCTTTATAGCGAGCAAGCTAATAATCAACCATGTACGCACGCGTTACTTATAAGCCAAGACTACAATCGAGGTTAGAATATGTTGCACGTTTTATGTTGGAAAATGAAACCGGAAATCTTCACCGGAATTACAATAAAACACCCCTCTGGAAATCCACTTCAAATCAGCAACACAAAAGGGTGGTAACAATATGTTCAATTTGCTGGTAGCTGTTTAGTCCGGGGTTAAAAGCTGAGCAGCTCTATGGTAAAGTTCTGGGAATAAAGGGGCTTATCTCTTACGAGGGAGCCACTGGAAAACAGCTGGAAGCTGATTTCATGAACGCTATTGAAGCATATTTAGCCGATTGCAAACTGGATCGTGTTGCACCGGAGAAACCTTTTAAAGGAAGCTTCAACGTACGCATATCACCAAAGCTTCATAGAAAGGCAGCCTTGCTGGCAATGGAGGAAAAATCTTCCTTGAATAGTTTTGTTGCGGAATCCATCCGTGAAAGGATCATTAAAGAAAGCGGAGACTAAAAAAAAAGAACTCCCTTCAGTAATGGAAGGAAGTTCCGTTTTGTCGGGATCTACTACACGAAGTTCTAACCTTTTACGAGGGAGAAAAAGGTTGCTCGGGTTGATTTTTTGGAGGCTTCAGGCTGATCTTCAAAGAATATCTCTCGTATTCGGGCAAGCTCCCCGGAAAGTTGAAGCCTTTATGCGCCCTGCGGAGCAGGGCGGGCGGGGTGGCAGGTGTTCGGGGGGGCTGCCGCCCCGCCTCTATCTGCGTCTTTGTTTCTGCCTCCTTCA is drawn from Bacteroidales bacterium and contains these coding sequences:
- the istB gene encoding IS21-like element helper ATPase IstB encodes the protein MSTKRINPTQKQSELFTNNCRYLKLQHLGGQYQQMIDKAHEQTMGYFDFINEVVLTEAAATRQRRVKNLIKNSHLPQPLKMIPGFDFDFQPDLDRRLVMDLATLEFMERNTSVVFLGSNGTGKSHLAQSLALLACQKEYRTYYTTLSSLISDLNTGVYEKTLEKRMRKYINPELLVIDEMGHDRLELKLVKEAHLLFKVINKRYNDDKPLIFTSNVEKELWPEFLGDPITTSAILDRIFHHSVIVEIKGPSYREYQGKLLQEQYGEKKNEKPGKTKSG
- a CDS encoding toxin-antitoxin system HicB family antitoxin: MNAIEAYLADCKLDRVAPEKPFKGSFNVRISPKLHRKAALLAMEEKSSLNSFVAESIRERIIKESGD